Proteins encoded together in one Oncorhynchus mykiss isolate Arlee chromosome 7, USDA_OmykA_1.1, whole genome shotgun sequence window:
- the LOC110528252 gene encoding synaptotagmin-6 codes for MSSAEERKDHDMHCEKAVALIIDLCLDDSPLLQPNTCQDFITLLATNPNSAWSDLSFSFLLLGFVACGLALLGVIVFASWKLCWLPWRTKDLSSSATALAPAAAPPSSASDRPYDRAFSAHAHRPTLVRAHTHVHAMASDKLNPSDPASFLEAAVKISHTSPNIPAEVQLSMKDHFLRRTRMARQTTEPASSNRHSSFKKHLPRQIHHVTSLDRGSDFPYAEDQPTSLASLGRIQPELYKQSPLEADESSKTCGKINFSLKYDYESEALLVNILKAFDLPAKDLCGSSDPYVKIYLLPDRKRKFQTRVHRKTLNPMFDESFQFTVPYEELGSRKLHLSIFDFDRFSSHDMIGEVILENLFEVSDLSRETAIWKDIQYATSESVDLGEIMFSLCYLPTAGRLTMTIIKCRNLKAMDITGYSDPYVKVSLESDGRRLKKRKTTIKRNTLNPTYNEAIIFDIPPENMDQVSLHISVMDYDLVGHNEIIGVNRVGSHAEGLGRDHWNEMLAYPRKPIAHWHPLLEATESQKEWKTRNASFDSQGSCPSPKLLSSP; via the exons ATCTCTCCTTCAGCTTCCTGCTCCTGGGGTTCGTGGCCTGTGGCCTGGCCCTGCTGGGCGTCATCGTCTTTGCCTCCTGGAAGCTGTGCTGGCTGCCCTGGCGCACCAAGGACCTCTCCTCCAGTGCCACCGCCCTTGCCCCCGCCGCCGcccccccctcctctgcctctgacagACCCTACGACAGAGCCTTCTCAGCACATGCCCACAGGCCTACACTcgtacgcgcacacacgcacgtgcacgcCATGGCATCTGACAAGCTGAATCCTTCGGATCCGGCGAGTTTCCTGGAGGCTGCGGTGAAGATCAGCCACACGTCACCTAACATCCCTGCCGAGGTGCAGCTGTCCATGAAAGACCACTTCCTACGCCGCACGCGCATGGCCAGGCAGACCACCGAGCCTGCCTCCTCCAATAG gCACAGCTCCTTTAAGAAGCACCTCCCCCGACAAATTCACCATGTCACCAGCCTTGACCGAGGCAGCGACTTCCCCTATGCAGAGGACCAACCCACCAGCCTGGCCAGTTTGGGTCGCATCCAGCCAGAGCTCTACAAACAGAGCCCCCTGGAGGCCGACGAGTCCTCCAAGACCTGTGGCAAGATCAACTTCTCCCTCAAGTACGACTATGAGTCCGAGGCTCTCCTCGTCAACATCCTCAAGGCCTTCGACCTGCCTGCCAAGGACTTATGCGGCAGCTCCGACCCCTACGTCAAAATCTACCTCTTGCCTGACCGCAAGCGCAAGTTCCAGACCCGCGTCCATCGCAAGACTCTCAACCCCATGTTTGACGAGTCCTTCCAGTTCACAGTGCCCTATGAGGAGCTGGGCAGCAGGAAGCTGCACCTGAGCATCTTTGACTTTGACCGCTTCTCCAGCCACGACATGATCGGCGAGGTCATCCTAGAGAACCTGTTTGAGGTGTCGGACCTCTCTCGCGAGACGGCCATCTGGAAGGACATTCAGTACGCCACCTCT GAGAGTGTAGACCTGGGGGAgatcatgttctctctctgttacctgcCGACCGCAGGCCGACTCACCATGACCATCATCAAGTGCAGGAACCTCAAGGCCATGGACATCACAGGATACTCAG ACCCATATGTCAAAGTCTCCCTGGAGAGTGACGGACGGCGCTTAAAAAAGAGGAAAACCACCATCAAGAGGAACACTTTGAACCCCACCTATAACGAAGCTATCATCTTCGACATCCCCCCTGAGAACATGGACCAAGTCAGCCTGCATATATCCGTCATGGACTATGACTT GGTGGGACACAATGAGATCATAGGTGTGAACAGAGTCGGCAGTCATGCAGAGGGACTGGGTAGAGACCACTGGAACGAGATGTTGGCCTATCCCCGCAAGCCCATCGCTCACTGGCACCCTCTACTGGAGGCCACCGAGTCTCAGAAAGAG TGGAAAACCCGCAATGCAAGCTTTGACAGCCAAGGCTCCTGCCCCTCTCCAAAACTTCTGTCTAGTCCATGA